The following nucleotide sequence is from Deltaproteobacteria bacterium.
GAGGGGCAAGGCAGTAAAAATTAATGCAGCGCCGTCCCAGCAAAGTCCATGGTATGTAACCATCCTGGTTTCGTGGTTCCCCATGCTTTTGCTGATCGGGGTCTGGATCTTTTTTATGAGGCAGATGCAGGCGGGGGGCAGCAAAGCCCTTTCATTTGGAAAGTCGAAGGCCCGTCTGCTGACGGACTCCTCGGTAAAAGTCACTTTTGAGGATGTGGCCGGTGTAAACGAGGCCAAGGAGGAACTGGAAGAAATTATCGATTTTCTTAAGGATCCCCAGAGATTCCAACGACTTGGAGGCAAAATTCCCAAAGGTGTTCTGCTCATGGGGCCTCCAGGAACGGGCAAAACCCTGCTTGCCAAAGCAATTGCCGGTGAGGCGAGCGTCCCATTTTTTTCCATCAGCGGGTCCGATTTTGTGGAAATGTTCGTCGGCGTCGGAGCCTCCAGGGTCAGAGACCTCTTTGAACAGGGGAAGAAAAGCGCGCCGTGCATTATTTTTATCGATGAAATTGACGCCGTCGGTCGTCACAGGGGAGCCGGCCTGGGAGGCGGGCACGATGAGCGCGAACAGACCCTCAACCAGCTTCTCGTTGAGATGGACGGGTTCGAATCCAATGAGGGGGTAATCCTTATTGCGGCGACCAACCGCCCCGACGTTCTGGACCCCGCCCTCATGAGGGCGGGGAGGTTTGACAGGCAAATAGTGGTCCCGAATCCGGATGTCAAGGGACGGGAAGGTATCCTGCTGGTTCATGTAAAGAATATTCCCATGGATGAGGATGTGAACCTCGAGGTCGTCGCGCGAGGGACACCCGGTTTTTCGGGGGCGGATCTTGCCAATCTGGTTAACGAGGCTGCGCTGTTGGCGGCGCGCAGGGACCGGAAGGCTGTTGTCATGGAAGATTTCGAGGACGCCAAGGACAAGGTCCTCATGGGCGTCGAGCGAAAGAGCATGATTATCAGCGATGAGGAAAAGAGGATAACGGCCTATCATGAGGCGGGGCACACGCTTGTGGCCAAGATGATCCCCGGGACCGATCCCATTCACAAGGTTACCATTATTCCCAGGGGTAGAGCCCTGGGCCTCACTCAGCAGCTTCCCATCGATGAGCGGCACACGTATCCCATGGACTACCTGGTGGATCGGATTTCCATCCTCATGGGTGGCCGTGTTGCCGAGGAACTGGTGCTCAAACAGCAGACGACCGGTGCCGGAAACGACATCGAACACGCGACGGAACTCGCCAGGAAGATGGTGTGTGAATGGGGGATGAGCGAGACGATGGGACCGCTGACCTTTGGAAAGAAGGAAGAGCAGATCTTTCTGGGCCGTGAGATCAGCCAGCATCGCGACTACAGCGAAGGCACAGCCATCAAGATCGACGAGGAGGTCAAAAAACTGGTCCAGAATGCACATGACAGGGCAACTGAAATCCTGCGTGACAATATAGAGATCCTGCACAGTCTGGCCAACATTCTGCTGGAACGGGAGGTCCTCGACGGGGTTGAGATAGAGGCGATTATCAAAGGCGAAGAGCTGCCCGCGCCCAAGAGGAACAATACACATAAATCAGAGGAACAACAGATCGAGACACCGCCTGAAGACTCACCGGCAGAACCGTTGGAAGAGCCGGAGACCGATTCCCCGGAAAGTTCAGATGACACTGCGACCGAGAATCCTTCGTCTGACTCCTGAAGGTGTCCGTGATGAAATGACCCGTCTGGGTGTTGATCCTGAGGGGAGCAGGATCATGCAGGGCAAGGCCTCCCACCGTCTGATTCGAGTTGATGCTTTGGATCTCAGAGCCGCCCTGATCCTCAAGCAGGATATGCTTTCCCTCGGCGGAGATGTGGCGCTGCGGCGTGACGCCGCGGGGTTGACCATTGACAGGACGCCGGCTTTGATCATGGGCACTTCCCGCCAGATTGGGAAGCTGATCAAAAAGCTGAAGGGGCAGCCGTTCGGTCTCGGGGACCTTGCCGACTCATTGGCTGAGGTCGTGAAAACCCTGGGTCCTTCCCGCCGTTTTGTCGTGAATGGCCGGAACCTCCTGGAGGATGGCAAGACCCTTGTCATGGGGGTTCTCAACGTCACGAAGGATTCCTTCTCGGATGGCGGACGCTACATCGATCCGGCAGCAGCTGTCGCCAGAGGATTGGAGATGATCCGGGAGGGTGCCGACATCGTGGATGTCGGTGGAGAGTCCACCAGACCAGGCGCTGATCGGGTGGACCCGGAGATGGAGTTATCCAGGGTAATTCCCGTTATTGAGGAATTGGCCGGTAAGGGGGTTCCCGTTATCTCTGTTGACACCACGAGGGCGTTGGTGGCCGGGAAGGCCCTTGCCTCCGGCGCCTCGATCATCAACGACATAAGCGGGATGTCCTTCGACAAAAGAATGAAGCCCGTAGTAGGGGAGGCTGGTGCATCCGCCATCCTCATGCATACCAGGGGAAGGCCGCGGACCATGCAGGACAACCTCACATATGATGACCTCCTGGCGGAGGTTTACTCCTTTCTTGAAGGGGCTGTGTGTCAGGCGGAGGCGGCAGGGACCCCGCGCGAAAGGCTCTGTGTGGACCCGGGGGTCGGTTTCGGGAAAAACGTGGCCCAGAATGTGGAACTTATCGCCAGGACGGGAGAATTGAGGTCCCTCGGGACAGCCGTCATGGTTGGGGTCTCCAGAAAATCGTTTATCGGAAGCATCATCGGAACCGAGGTGACCGACAGGTTGGAAGGTTCTGTAGCCGCGGCGTCGGCAGCTGTGCTCAGTGGGGCCGACATGGTCAGGGTTCACGATGTGGCGCAGACGGTCAAGGCAGTGAAGGTGATTGACCGGATCAAGGTACGGGTAAACTGATGTCGGCCGTTTTGGAGTTTCTCAAAAGCCTCAGGTGGCAGGATTTTGCCGACATCGCCGCCGTAACGGTGGTCCTCTACTGGCTTCTGGCCCTTATCCGAGGGACCAGGGCCATCCAGATGGTTTTCGGGCTCGTTATCCTTGGGATCGCCTATCTGTTCGCCCAGAGCACCGAACTCAATACACTCACCTGGATTCTTCAGAACTTCCTTGGATCCATCGTCATCGTCATCGTTATCCTATTCCAGAACGAGATAAGAAGAGCACTGGCCCTTGTCGGGTCCAACCCTTTGACAGGGACCAATCCGCGGGAGCAAAAGCATCTTATCGAGGAGGTTGCCAAGACCGTCGCGGCGCTATCGAACCGCCGTATCGGGGCACTGATCGTTCTGGAACGTTCCACGGGGCTGAAGAACTACATTGAGAAGGGATTGGCCATCAATGGAAATATCAGCAAGGATCTTCTTATGTCAATCTTCATGCCCTTTTCGCCGATTCATGATGGCGCGGTAATAATAAGCGGCGGCACCGTGGCCGCGGCCCGCTGCTTTCTCCCCTTGACCCTTAATCCCCGCCTGGAAAAGATCCTGGGGACACGTCACAGGGCCGCCTTGGGGCTTACAGAG
It contains:
- a CDS encoding ATP-dependent metallopeptidase FtsH/Yme1/Tma family protein — encoded protein: MNNFFRHLSLWVVIALVMILLYNLFSVRPQQITELGYSDFLSRVEKGDVQDVLLKGKTITGEFTDGGHFKSYAADDPNLVSFLRGKAVKINAAPSQQSPWYVTILVSWFPMLLLIGVWIFFMRQMQAGGSKALSFGKSKARLLTDSSVKVTFEDVAGVNEAKEELEEIIDFLKDPQRFQRLGGKIPKGVLLMGPPGTGKTLLAKAIAGEASVPFFSISGSDFVEMFVGVGASRVRDLFEQGKKSAPCIIFIDEIDAVGRHRGAGLGGGHDEREQTLNQLLVEMDGFESNEGVILIAATNRPDVLDPALMRAGRFDRQIVVPNPDVKGREGILLVHVKNIPMDEDVNLEVVARGTPGFSGADLANLVNEAALLAARRDRKAVVMEDFEDAKDKVLMGVERKSMIISDEEKRITAYHEAGHTLVAKMIPGTDPIHKVTIIPRGRALGLTQQLPIDERHTYPMDYLVDRISILMGGRVAEELVLKQQTTGAGNDIEHATELARKMVCEWGMSETMGPLTFGKKEEQIFLGREISQHRDYSEGTAIKIDEEVKKLVQNAHDRATEILRDNIEILHSLANILLEREVLDGVEIEAIIKGEELPAPKRNNTHKSEEQQIETPPEDSPAEPLEEPETDSPESSDDTATENPSSDS
- the folP gene encoding dihydropteroate synthase, whose product is MTLRPRILRLTPEGVRDEMTRLGVDPEGSRIMQGKASHRLIRVDALDLRAALILKQDMLSLGGDVALRRDAAGLTIDRTPALIMGTSRQIGKLIKKLKGQPFGLGDLADSLAEVVKTLGPSRRFVVNGRNLLEDGKTLVMGVLNVTKDSFSDGGRYIDPAAAVARGLEMIREGADIVDVGGESTRPGADRVDPEMELSRVIPVIEELAGKGVPVISVDTTRALVAGKALASGASIINDISGMSFDKRMKPVVGEAGASAILMHTRGRPRTMQDNLTYDDLLAEVYSFLEGAVCQAEAAGTPRERLCVDPGVGFGKNVAQNVELIARTGELRSLGTAVMVGVSRKSFIGSIIGTEVTDRLEGSVAAASAAVLSGADMVRVHDVAQTVKAVKVIDRIKVRVN
- a CDS encoding TIGR00159 family protein, with the protein product MSAVLEFLKSLRWQDFADIAAVTVVLYWLLALIRGTRAIQMVFGLVILGIAYLFAQSTELNTLTWILQNFLGSIVIVIVILFQNEIRRALALVGSNPLTGTNPREQKHLIEEVAKTVAALSNRRIGALIVLERSTGLKNYIEKGLAINGNISKDLLMSIFMPFSPIHDGAVIISGGTVAAARCFLPLTLNPRLEKILGTRHRAALGLTEETDAVVVVVSEETGKISTACEGKLYSRLETDELKRMLEKLLAGSGRPRKPGHWWERLRLAVGTEKKPAA